One segment of Carya illinoinensis cultivar Pawnee chromosome 1, C.illinoinensisPawnee_v1, whole genome shotgun sequence DNA contains the following:
- the LOC122278905 gene encoding guanosine nucleotide diphosphate dissociation inhibitor 2: MDEEYDVVVLGTGLKECILSGLLSVDGLKVLHMDRNDYYGGESTSLNLVQLWKRFRGNDKPPAHLGSSRDYNVDMIPKFMMANGTLVRVLIHTDVTKYLYFKAVDGSFVYNKGKIHKVPATDMEALKSPLMGIFEKRRARKFFIYVQDYVESDPKTHDGMDLTRVKTRELIAKYGLDDNTVDFIGHALALHRDDRYLDEPALDTVKRIKLYEESLARFQGGSPYIYPLYGLGELPQAFARLSAVYGGTYMLNKPECKVEFDEEGKVVGVTSEGETARCKKVVCDPSYLPNKVRKVGRVARAIAIMSHPIPNTNDSPSVQVILPQKQLGRRSDMYLFCCSYSHNVAPKGKFIAFVSAEAETDHPETELKPGIDLLGPVDEIFFDIYDRFEPVNEPSLDNCFISTSYDPTTHFESTVTDVLNMYSMITGKILDLSVDLSAASAAEE; encoded by the exons ATGGATGAAGAGTATGACGTCGTAGTTTTGGGTACGGGTCTCAAGGAATGCATCCTTAGCGGCCTTCTCTCCGTTGATGGCCTCAAG GTCCTGCACATGGATAGGAATGACTATTATGGAGGAGAATCAACATCACTTAATCTTGTTCAG CTCTGGAAGAGGTTCAGAGGAAATGATAAGCCTCCAGCACATTTAGGCTCTAGTAGGGATTATAATGTGGACATGATCCCTAAG TTTATGATGGCAAACGGCACTCTTGTACGCGTACTCATTCATACAGATGTTACTAAGTATTTGTACTTCAAAGCTGTTGATGGTAGCTTCGTCTACAATAAAGGAAAG ATTCACAAGGTTCCAGCAACTGACATGGAGGCACTCAAATCTCCACTGATGGGTATATTTGAAAAGCGCCGAGCTCGCAAGTTCTTCATTTATGTTCAAGATTATGTTGAAAGTGATCCCAAAACACATGATGGGATGGACTTGACCAGAGTGAAAACTAGAGAACTAATTGC AAAGTATGGTCTTGATGACAACACTGTGGACTTTATTGGTCATGCATTAGCGCTTCACAGAGATGATCGCTACCTTGATGAACCTGCACTAGATACCGTGAAGAGAATAAAG CTTTATGAGGAGTCCCTTGCACGTTTTCAAGGAGGATCCCCATACATATATCCTTTGTATGGATTGGGAGAGCTCCCCCAG GCGTTTGCACGTCTTAGTGCTGTTTATGGTGGGACATATATGTTGAACAAGCCTGAGTGTAAG GTTGAGTTCGATGAGGAAGGCAAAGTTGTTGGTGTCACATCAGAAGGGGAAACTGCTAGGTGCAAAAAAGTTGTTTGTGATCCTTCATACTTGCCGAACAAG GTTAGGAAGGTTGGCCGGGTTGCAAGGGCAATTGCCATAATGAGCCACCCCATCCCCAACACCAACGATTCTCCTTCAGTGCAGGTTATCCTGCCGCAGAAGCAGTTGGGACGCAGATCGGACAT GTACCTTTTCTGTTGCTCTTACTCCCACAATGTTGCTCCAAAGGGAAAATTTATTGCATTTGTATCAGCAGAGGCAGAGACTGATCATCCTGAGACTGAACTTAAGCCAGGAATTGACCTTCTGGGACCTGTCGATGAGATATTCTTTGATATTTATGACAGATTTGAACCAGTCAATGAACCATCTCTGGATAATTGCTTCATATCCACA AGTTACGATCCAACAACTCACTTTGAGTCGACTGTCACAGATGTACTCAACATGTATAGCATGATAACTGGAAAG ATTCTTGATCTCAGTGTGGATTTAAGTGCTGCCAGTGCTGCAGAAGAATGA